The DNA segment taattatacatatacatacacacacacataaacatatataaacatacatatatacatatatatacatatgaatatatacattaaacaagtacacacacacacacacacacacacacaaacacacacacacacacacacacacacacacacacacacacacacacaccacacacacacacacacacacacacacacacacacacacacacacacacacacacacacacacacacacacactcacacacacatatataaatacatacatatatatgtacacacataacatatataatataaattataatatatatataatatatacatatataatatctatatcatactacaCATATCACACTAATATAATACTAttcactatatatagtatacataataatatctataattactgATAtgcacacagcacatacacagctacacatcacaccacacatacacacacagtatgtgtatgatatatattatatatatatgtactatatataatatatatatgtatatatataatattatatatatatatatatatatatatatatatatatgatatattatatattatatatatatatatatatatctatatatatagtaatatatatatatatcatatatatatatatatatatattatatatacttatatatatatatatattatatatatatatatatacattatatatataattgccaaCATATGGTTCATATTAATTAGCAGCAGTCACTTGATACCTTTGTATCTTCTATCCAGTACTTGATAAGgcaaaattcaaatgttatcatctATGCATTACTTTAACTAAGAACTGGCCTACATGTCTTACAGGGTGTGTGCAGATACAACTATATGTGGTGATGCAACACTGCAACAGTGATGGTTGCTGACATCAACATATTTACAGTGAAATGATTATGTAAGATTGCTACCTATCAGACTGCACTTTGTGGGTGGTTCTGCTACAACAACATGCCTGTGATTACACAACGACATGAATCCGCAATTCTGATGATACTCTGTAACACAATGATGACTCAATGGCTCATCGTGCATGAAGGCAGTTTTTACCAGCTAAAGagttgaataatataaaaaaaaaatgtttcaattgTGGGTGGCTTCTGTAACGATTGTTATAAAACTATTtggtctgctatatatatataatagccctATAATAAAGCATATACTCTAATGTTAGaaatattttacaatacatacaatacCAAATGAATACAATGGGTCTAAAGATTTCAGTTGTGGAAGCTATCATTTGTTACTAACTGTGACAGCCTTTCAAAATTCAGTGATTCACAGATATGTATAAAAGATGAAAACCTGTTAGATGGAATCTCAAAGTATCATTCAGTAGTTGAGGAAACTCACAGCTGAGTTAAGCAGAGGGAATTATATAATAGCAGTTTGTGAAGAGATTTGCACTTTCAACACAATACAGTATCTAGGAGAATataatacaaccatatatatatatactctacattttgtgtatatacactgtatgtgtatattaatactgTACTACATACCAATTTACACAATCCATTGTCATCTTTAATTTCATTTACAACAACTGTAGTGTGAAAATGAAGCTGCTTTTCTTTGATTGTTTATTACCACATGCcttgtattttaattatacatttcagattccattttataattttcataatatttcaaTAACAATGGGAAAATGCttacaaaataaattttgttgCCAGTCAAAAGTAAAACCATGACAAGCATTAAAACACAATAATTATCAACTTTGAGTTTCCTGAGAAATGATTAGCAAAATTGTTGTGCCACATCAAAATGCGCAACACACGTAATTGATATGCATAGACGGAAGGCATGCTACCTTtccttaaatgataatgataccttaGACAAGAATATTTGAATAATTTTGGAATATCTATTGTTTTCTCATTTGCACTGAAGCACTGTTAAGTAGAATTCCATCAACAAATTAGTCAATCACAGCCTACGACTTTTAGCCAAATATTACAGTTTAATCTCTTATGAGACTAAAAAAATGAAGTAGGCAGCATTCCAAATATCTTTTTTATGACACtacaaatacatttttcaatTTTCAGTTAAAATGATACTAAAAGCAGTTAAACTGTTCTCAGTATTGTTGAGTATGACAGTATCCTACGCTGAAATCAGTTTTGTCACAATAATCACAAAGCAAGTATAGGTTATTCATCCATttgattttcctcttttcatgtACCCTTGGTTTattgacagaaaatgaaaaagtacttaatttctttctttttttctctcctttgcagATGGCACCATAAACAACACTGTTCAATTCAGTTCAACTCAAAAACAAACTTCTCATCTCATAGTAATAGTATTGCAAATATTCACGTGACAGCTGAGATTCTACCATTCATAATCATGAGCATTGCCTCGGTTGTTGGCTTGTGAGGTGAGGTTATGGCAGGAGCAGCCTTGAACATCTTGGTGTCTCCTTTGCCAGTATTACTTCCGTTCAGCAAATCATTGTATGCCTGAAAAGTTATAAGAACAttttgaaggagaaaaaataattctGTTTGATACAAGCATAAGCAGCTATCAacctaaatatacatgtgtgtgtgtgtgtgtggtgtgtgtgtgtgtgtgtgtggtgtgtgtgtgtgtgtgtgtgtgtgtgtgtgtgtgtgtgtggggtttgtgcacGTGCGTggtgtttatctatgtatttatatcatgtacacttatttacttattctctTGGGGCATCTACACCTTCAGCTACCACACATGCATTGTAAAACTACAATATAAAGATGCAACTACTTCTACTGTTTTAGTCTAGTGTGACAGAGTCTATGCGTCAAGATTCCATATCTCCTCCAGTACCAAATTTTCGTTTATTTGAAACTACACActgctttttatataaaatattgtagtcAGAATCCTTTCATATAAATTCTTTTCATTCTTGTTTCTGTAAAGCAGATATAGTCTCAAAGGATTTTTAGccatatgttataattatatataaaatgatcatACTGTATACCAATAAAAGACATGAATTATTTGCATACTTACTTGGATAAAACTATATATAGCCTCATTTGAtcattcttttttcacttttttacttaCTTCTACTTACTTAAAAATTCATGGCTACTATGTAATTATAAGCTTACTTGGAATCTTTGTTTGATGCTTTCATAATCTGGACTGAGATCGGAGAAGTGACTGGCGCGAATCTTTCTTCTGGAAGGGGCTGTGGGTGCAAAGTAATTCCTGAAGGGATTGGTCTCAGAGAAACACGGGAGGAACGGGTTTGGTGCTGTAGTTATAGCCACCACCGccaccctcacctccacctccttgcATGAATGGATTTGTGCTAGCACTCCACCACCTGAAGCATGAACTTGCTCATAAGTTCTTTTGCAAATACAAAGGCAGTCTTCTCAGTGTTCATTAAATTGTGAACTTCATTGTGAGAAGTAACATTTCCAATGACTATGGCTTTtgagtgattgtatgtgtgtatgtgtatgtgtgtgtgtgggtctaccTTAAGTACCTATGTGCATGGCTGtggcatttatatatgaatgcgtTGATGTATAAATGATTACAAGTGTGTGAGATAAGGCACAGTTAAACTTATGCACACACATTAGTCAGCAGAATCAATTTGCTGAATCTTTTACAGCTATCCATTTAGTATCAGAGCTATTACTGCCAGTTAAGCTGCAAGTCTCTGACCTGGTATGTCAAGCATTCCATTGGTAGCATTGTAAGTCCCATAACCAGCATCTGGTGCTCCTTCATTCAACTTTTGTGAACTTAATGCCCTTGGCATCGGATTGGCTGGTACACCATGGGGAGCAAGGCTGTCCCTTCTTCTGCCATCTGCCTTGGGTCTTCCTCTGGAGGTAGATCGGGCTGGAAGCCTATGTCCTTGCGGTAGAagttgatgaagatgaaaagtCCCAAGACAATCAAGGACACCACACCATATGAACGGAACACAACAGCAGTGCCTGTAATGATTGAATTATTAAAGTCATGAGTAAAAGCATGTTTCTGTCCATAAACCAAGTATCtgaattatattttcatactGATAAATTAGTTTAACATTTACTGACAAGACAATAAACTTTAATGTCCTTATAATTTATATGCACCTTAAACTTAAAATCATATGCAATCTTTTTTGTAAAACAGTATATAAAGTAAATCTATGAGAAAACTTGTTTTCATAGTACACTAACCAAAGTAACTGACAAATATTCCTCCAATGATAGCTCCACATCCTCTGCCAAAGCCATGATGGATGCCCTGGAGTACTCCTTGTGAAGAAGCTCGGAGAtgaggtggtgtgttgtgtgcaataTAGGAGCAGCAAGCACCCACACAGCAGCATGAGTAATACCTGAAAAATTGTGGCATATATTTGAGAGACTGTAAATTAATACAAGATGTGGAGTTATGTGTACCTTTCCAGTAACAAATATACTGACAGATATTACTATGGATTTATATATCCTCTAGAGTCTAGCTTCTCAAAGTAGATAAAGATAGTAAATCCATCAATTTAGGAAATATgcttgaaaaaatatgaaaaaaaaaaaaattaaaccaagtgTAGAACAGATAACAGAATTACTAATTTACTAGCGTTGACATACGCACCTTGAATAATTCGAATGGTAAGACCCCCATGGGTTCTTGATCCAAGAAATGTACAAGAAGCGAACCACATTGCCTGTTAAGCCATACACAACACCTGAAAAATAATATAGAAGTGCTTTTTATTTTGCATAACTAAAAGGTATACTGTCTGAAACAACTCACCAGTTTTTTGtgtatagattttttctttttgtttttgtaacgtgagattaaagaaaatgacCATACCTTTACATGCCCATCTGTGAGATGAGTCGGAAGCTGAAGAAGTACGCAAAAATTTCTGATATGTGTTGATGATGCTAGCAATACCAAAGACAGTTGGGGTTCCACCATAGTCTAAGAAAGAGAATGTATTTTAAGCATTATTTTCAGTATCTTTATATCTCAGAACTTGTGAATAGTTTCTATGGAGTCTTTATAATAGTTTAGTGCATCActtatttgttaaatatatatatgcacaaatgtgattatcactttattatcctaattatatatatatatataatatatatatatatatatattatatatattactatatatatatataatatatatatatattacacacacacacacatataaacatgcacatatatacatatatatacatatatacatatggcttatatatacatatacatatatatatgatatatatatatatatatatatatatatatatatatttatacataccatatacacaaatatatacacatacatatataatatacatatatataaatataaatatacatacatacacacacacacacacacacacacacacacacacacacacacacacacacacacacacacacacacacacacacacacacacacacacacacacacactatatatatatatatatataatatatattatatatatatatatatatatatatatatgtatgtatattatatatatacatattatctatatctatctgtctatctatctgtctatctatctatctatctatctatctatctatctatctatctatctatctatctatctatatatatatatatataatatgatatatatatattatatatacatatatgtatgtatatatatattatatatctatatatatatactataataatatacatatatgtatatatatactatatatatatatatatatatatatatatatatatatatatatatataaaatattaaaaattaataaattatagagaaaaaagaaataataataaaaataataataataattaataaatttgaaaaatgaagatagtagttttttaataattatataaaaattttttaacttaaaattaaaataaattttataattttttttttttttttttttttttttttttttttttttttttttttttgtttgggttttttttttttatttttttaatttttttatttttatttattttttctatttttccccctttccttcccccttttaaaaccccccccccaaaaaaaaaaaacccaaaaaaacccccaaaaaaaaatttttttttatttttaaatttttttttttttttttattattctttttttatatttttttttataatataatatataatatatttttttaactaaaaattaGATTCtaaaatagtttttaattttgataaataataaaataatagataaaatagaaaattaaaaaaggatagaataaaagatagaaatgTCAAAAAGggtaatacatta comes from the Penaeus monodon isolate SGIC_2016 unplaced genomic scaffold, NSTDA_Pmon_1 PmonScaffold_12178, whole genome shotgun sequence genome and includes:
- the LOC119569021 gene encoding major facilitator superfamily domain-containing protein 6-A-like, giving the protein MWSYVYLSNYGGTPTVFGIASIINTYQKFLRTSSASDSSHRWACKGVVYGLTGNVVRFLYISWIKNPWGSYHSNYSRYYSCCCVGACCSYIAHNTPPHLRASSQGVLQGIHHGFGRGCGAIIGGIFVSYFGTAVVFRSYGVVSLIVLGLFIFINFYRKDIGFQPDLPPEEDPRQMAEEGTALLPMVYQPIRCQGH